From the Kogia breviceps isolate mKogBre1 chromosome 10, mKogBre1 haplotype 1, whole genome shotgun sequence genome, the window ACACGGCTGTTTGCCCCAGCAGTGAAGCGCTTCCCCCACCTTCggtcttctctctctcactgtccttCTTGTCATTTCTCAGCGTGTCTAAGTTGCCGCTTCTAATCTGCCAGGGACTGATAAAGCAAATACacaatttttcttttgccttgaaAAAACTACATGCAAAACAAGAGAGCAAGCTGTCACCAAGTGAACGTTTCGGAGAGCCTTCTGAGAGCATTTCCTGCCTCTTGCAGTCACTCTGCTATGTCAGGGTTTTACTGCATTTTGAAAGTTTGAGTTTGCAGATAAGGGGCATAGGGGTGTGTGTAGGGGAATTAACATTAGTgttattgaattctttttttgtccTCCCAATGCTTATTTGTTGTTCAAACAATAacatgacaaattttaaaaaaagaaaaaggaaatgaaccaCCATCTTCCCACCCATATCCACCAATTCCATTTTCCAGTGTTTCTTTCGGGTGGTATTTTTAGTGCTGATCTTTAGAGAAGGAAATCCCAACATCACCCACCCAGATCAGGAAGTTGTGAggccccagccctccctgcccccttccctctgtTCCCTGCCACCTCTCACACTCCCCATACATACATCCTCCACCAGGAATTGCTGTCAGTGCCCAGCAGGAGTCGGGCTGCCCCATCTCCACCCCTGTGTTCTCTAAGGCTGAGTGCATGTGCATTCTGGGGTCATTTCTGCCTGGGAGATGCTCGACAGTGGTCCCTCGGGAACTCTCAGCTGATTCAAGCAGCAAGACCCCAATCCTGGGGAGTTGTGCAGAATTAACAGCGAGAGCCAGATCTCACAACAAAAAACGGGCCTCAGTTTGAGTGACTCCTGGGCAGACTGGGCCTAGAAATAGCAAAGGGAGGTTATATTGGCTTGTCTCAGCCAATGGCAGGGCACAAAGgttgttttgactttttaaaatttatacttaaGACAGAACGCCTTCTACCAGTTAGGAGACCCACACTTAGAAATGGCAGGGCAGGTCCCTGCTTACTTGTGATTTGGGGGGAAGTTTTACTTTCAAAATGGCTCCTCCTGTTCCCTTCTTTGGCCTTTGCTTGTTGCTGATGTTTAAGATTCTCCCATTTGAGATTCATTCCTTTGTTATATCCCTTGTTTAAAATGCAATGGCCTCTAGGAGGAGCCCACAGGAAGAATTCACGAGGGTCTATCAAAGGGGAAGGTTTTCAGAGGGAAAGAGTCCTAGTGAAATAGTGTGTGTGGTTGGTAGAGGAGAGTAGGCTGCTTGGGACAAATTTCCCCCCAAGCCCCCTGTTCAGAGTTTTGTCCTGAAGCTGTGTGTCCTCAGGGACTTGGATCTTACATATAGGATTCTTCCTCTCCTCACTCATAGAAGTCTGATGTAGCGAGACACTAGCTAGGAGTCATCTTGCCCAGGCTAAACTGTTGGGTTTGCCCTCCTTCAGGTGGTCTGGGCCAAGACAGAGAGGATTGGCTGTGGTGCCCACTTCTGTGAGAAGCTCCAGGGCGTTGAGGAGACCAATATCCACTTGCTGGTTTGCAACTATGAGCCCCCGTGAGTAGGGAGGGAGccctgggggaagggggtgggcagaGCCAAGGGGAGGGCTGAGCTGGACACAGTCTAAGGAGGAAGGGGGCCAATCTGGGGTCCATACCCTATACCCTTGGAGGAGCTGCAAGGGCACCCATGGGAGTCTGCTCTTACTGGCCCAGCAAGTTAGTGTAGGGCAAGTAAGACCCAGGGAGCGCTTCCAGACTAGGTGTGTGTATGAGGGATAGGGACAGGGGTTGGCAgggacccccctccccccagcaaccTCCTCGCCTCCTGCAGGGGGAACGTGAAGGGGCAGAGGCCCTACCAGGAGggaactccatgctcccaatgtccCTTGGGCTACCACTGCGAAAACTCCCTGTGTGGTGAgtccggggtggggtggggtggggggaggcaggtgAGGCAGGGGACGCCTACTGGGTGGTCTGGTACCTTCCAAGGCTCCAGAGTAGTGCATGGGCCAGGGGAGGAACCCTCAGTGGGCCCAACCCATCCGGGTTCCCAAGCCCGCTTTACCTGTTTTGCCCTCCTTGCACCACTTTGGCACCCTGGCATTCCAAGTGACCAGCTTTCTACCCTCCAAGCAGAGGGTAAAGGAGAGTTGGGGGCTCCTGAgcacagggggtggggtggggtggaggtggggggcgtGGCCAGATGGGTGTCAGAGGGACTCCAAAGACCAGGCCTGCGATGCAATGGGTGTTTTAGGAACAGGAATCCAGCGGGAGAAATCCCCTGAAAAAGTGGAAGTGCGTGTGTAGAGAGGGGAAGACTTGGACAAGGAGGTGGATGGAGGGGCAACTGTCAGTCACAAGAAATAACATGTATTATCAATGAGGGACATAttcgctggagagggtgtgtgcatgtgtgtttgtgtgtctttgTAGGACATGTGATCACCTCACCTTGACTGCAGTGGGGTGAGGGATGCGGGGTCCTGCTTGCGGCACTAATGCCAGGCCTTGTCTCTCTTATCAGAACCCATCAGAGGTCCGGAAGAGGCTCAGGATTTGCCTTACCTAGTAACTGAGGCCCCATCTGCCCTGGCAACAGAAGCCTCAGGCTCTAGGAAAGAGGGTATAACTTCTTCCTTAGCAAGGGAAACGCCATCCTTCTTGGTAACAGAGGTCTCAGGCTCCCTGGCAACAAACACTCTACCTGCTGTAGAAACCAAGGCCCCATCTTCCTTAGTAATGGAAGACTCCCCTTCCATGGCAACAGAGGCTCCACCTTCCTTAGCAACTGAGGTCCCTTCCTTTTTGGCAACTCACAGCCTACTCTACTTGGATGAGAGACCAGCTACCCTCCCCAAATCAACCCATGATCCTACCCCCAAATCAGCAGACAAAGAGGCCAGCAGtacaagaatgccctccaggagCCCAGAGAGTTCTCTGCAGCCCAAGATGTCCTTGATGGGGACACGGGAGCCGCTACCCCACTCCCAGGAGGAGGGCGAGGCTGAGGCCGAGTTGCCTCATTCCAGTGAGAtcttggcctcagtttttccaGCGCAGGACAAGCCAGGTGAGCCGCAGGCCACACTGGAGAACAAGGGGCACACCTCCTCCAAGTCCCTGTCCAACTCCCCCAGTGCGTCTGCCACCGCTAATGCCATGGGTGGGCGTACCCTGGCCCTGCAGTCCTCCTTGCCAGGTAAGGCCTATAGCATCCATCCTACCTTCCCCTCCTGGCTCCAGAATGTCAGCACCCTGCCTCTAGTATAGATGATATAGGCACAGCGGGGCATGCACCCTCCGAGTAGGAGCTTCCTCCCTGGCTGCTGGGCCCCACGTGCATGCCTTggtagggtgggtgggaggtcaGGCAGAGCTGTCTCCAGGCTGAGGCAAAGCCTCTCCCTTCCTGCAGGTGCAGAGGGCCCTGAAAAGCATGGCATCAAGTCAGGGTTGAACTCGAGCCCTGGGCATGGCTGGGGCCTCCTCCTGGGACTGCTGCTACTGCCTCCCCTGGTGCTGGCTGGAATCTTCTGAAGGGGTCACCACTCAAAGGCAAGGCCTCATGGGGGAGACCCTAGCCTCATGCCCACTCTGGATTGTCTTTCTCCAATAAGAGACCACAGCTTCCTGGAAGGTCCTCTCTGTGGCCCAGCAGCCCCCCTTCACCCCAGCCAGACTCCAGGCCAGAGGCCTTGTGCCCTCAGGAGGCCTCAACAGGGACAACCCTTGGCACTGCCCCAGGATGCCTCTGCCTTTGGGGAGGCCCACCCCCCAGCCAGCTGCAGATTGTTCTGAGCAGTGTTCCAGTGGCCTATGCCCACTCTCCAGCTGTCCTGTGGCCACAGTCCTGCTCTTCCAGGGACAGAAGATCTCAGGGCTTCCCAGGAACCCCTCGGCCCCTTCCAGTACCCTGGCCTCTTCCTTGAGCCATTGGAGTCTAGGGCTGTTCCCAGGAATGCTTCCTGCCTTCCCAGGGTGAAGAGGTCAGCTGTCCTCCTGCCATCTCCCCCATCCTGTCCCCAGCCCGCCGAACAAGATGTTTCTTGGCTGAAGTCCCTCTAGAAGGGAAAGGCTGCAGGGCATGTGCCTCGTCCACAGACATCCTTGGGGGCATGGGGCCTGGCCACTGCGAGCTCAGGTTGCTGCCCACTGACTGCACGTGTCTGGACCCCTTCTGTTCCTCCCATCTCAGTCTGGGGGTTGGGAGGTGGGTGAGTGAGGACTCTGGGGAGGTCCCTGCCTGCCTGGCCTTGGGTCATCTGCCTAGGCAGGGTAAGGGTTCTCCCTGAGTATCCGGTCCCCTAACTTCCCTGTTTAGCAGGCAGCGGGTGTTGTGAGGGGCAGATGAAGGACAAGCCCCATCTGAGAGGGGTTCTATGGGTGGGGCAGGCAGGGACCAGGGAAGGGAGGCAGCCCCTGACTCCTGACTAAAAGCCTGTGTAAGAGGACCAGTCGCCGTGCTTGCGAGCAACAGAGGGGGCAAGGGAGGCGCTTGGCGCGGGGCCCTGAGAGGCTCACCTCTTCCCCTACTGACTCATGGCAACTGTTCCTTCTTCACACGCCCTCTCCCCCAAACACTCCATTTAGTTCTTTGAGgcacttttcctttccttcctaacCCCTGCCTCCAAATCTTCAGGTAGCCGGCAGAAAGGGGCTAGGGCCAAGGGTTGGCGTAGGGTGCTGGGCTGACTCTCCCAGCTCTGGGAGTCACTAGTGGAGCCTAGCTGGGTTCGTGACCCAGGATCAAGGAGTGGCATACGACCTCTTCACAGGGGTCCCGCTGCCCACGTCCACCCAGGACACAAGGTCTGAAATGTACCTCAGCATGGCTTTGCCAACCCTTGGTGCTTGGAGGAGTCTTGAGAAAGGGCTCTGGAGTCCCAGACACCCTCCAGGGAAGCACACGATGGTCCTGAAGTGCTGTGGGGCAGGAAAGCACAGGTGTGTGAGTAGGGCTAGCAATGGTAGGTGATGAGGGCAGCCTGGGACCCagctggggctggtggggagggccAGCTAAACAGGAAGCATCCAAATCAGTCCAGGCCTGAATGCTGTCTGTTTGTGTATGAGATGATAGAATGTATCTCCATTAAGGTATAACTcctataacataaaattcactcatttaaagtgtaccattcaatggcttttagtatattcacagggctgtgcaaccatcaccacaatttgggaacatttttatcaccccaaaaagaaaccccacacctctcagcagtcacttcccattttccctccatgccccccagcccctgccctaaGCAATCACTAATCTATTGTCTCTATGGGTTTGTCTATTCTgacattttgtataaatagaatcatacaatatgtggccttttgtgtctggcttctttcacttagcatattttcaggttcatccatgttgtaacatgagatagtactttattcctttttattaccaaGTAATATCCCTttgtatggaatatattttttatttatccattcatcaattgttGGACACTTggcttgtttccacattttggttattataaataatgctcctACAAACATTCATTGAAGGTTTTTGTGTGGCaatatgtcttcatttctcttgggtacatactAGGAGTGGTATCATATGGCTACTctgatcatatagtaactctctatgtttaactttttcaggaactgccagactactttccaaagtggctgcactatttcacattcccaccagcaatgtacacgggtttcaatttctccacaataccaacacttgttactgtccTTTTTGATTACAGTCATTCTAGtgagtgtgaagtagtatcttgctgtggttttgactttcatttccctgatggctaatgatgttgagcatctctccATGTGCTTagtggccatctgtatatcttctttggagagatatcTACTcaagtctttggcccattttttttttttttgtggtacgcgggcctctcactgttgtggcctctcctgttgcagagcacaggctccggacacgcaggctcagccgccatggctcacaggcccagccgctccgcggcatgtgggatcttcccggactggggcatgaacctgtgtcccctgcatccaggcagactctcaaccactgcgccaccagggaagccccttgcccattttttaattggggtatttgtctttttattattgagttgcaagaattctttacatattctagatacaagtcccttatcagatatatgatttgcaaacattttctctcattctgtgggttgtcttttcaatttttcttgaTATCCTTCAAACAGAAAAGCTGTTAATTTTGAGGACTTCTGActtatttcttttgttgcttgtgcttttggtgttacatctaagaaaccattgcctaatccaaggtcaagaagatttatgcctatgttttaaaatttttacagttAATTGTCTGAATTAAAATGtgaatgtttgggcttccctggtggcacagtggttgagagtctgcctgccgatgcaggggacacgggttcgtgccctggtccgggaagatcccacatgccgcagagtggctgggcccgtgagccatggccgctgggcctgtgcgtccggagcctgtgctccgcagcgggagaggccacagcagtgagaggcccacgtaccgcaaaagaaaaaaaaaaaagtgaatgtttatttctggactcccaatcatattccattgatttatgtatcTATCTTTATGCTAATGCCAcaccattttgattactgtagcattgtagttaagttttgaaattgggaagtgcaagtcctccaactttatttaggtcttctttactttctttcaacaatgtgttataattttcaaaatataaattttgtaattcttttgttaaatttgtattttattaatttttatgctattgtaaatgaaattgtttcactaatttcatttttattttgcaagtgtatagaaatacaactgatttttgtacatCAACTTTATATGCTGCAACcttgttgaattcatttattagttataaCAGTATTTTTAgtggattctttaggattttcaatacaagatcatgtcatctgcagacagttttgcttctgcctttttttttttttttttttttttgtggtatgcgggcctctcactgttgtggcctctcccactgcggagcacaggctccggatactcaggctcagtggccatggctcacgggcccagccgctctgcaacatgtgggatctttccggaccggggcacgaacccgtgtcccctgcattggcaggcagactctcaaccactgcgccaccagggaagccagcttTTGCCTTTCTAACAcagataatatttcattttctttcccagttGCCCAGGCTAGaccctccagtacaatgttgactAACGGCAAGAGCGAagccctgtcttgttcctgatctcaggtGGAAAACATTAGGTGTTTCACCATTTGGTATAATATTAATTACGGGGTTTTCATAAATGCCATTTACTAGGTTGAGGAAGCTGCCTCCACTTTTTAGGTTTTTGAGTGTTCTCATCATGaagggatgttgaattttgttaaacacTTCTCCTGTGTCTATTGAGAAGATTGTGTGGTTTTGTTCCTTCTATGGACAgaatgtattacattaattgattttcagatgcTGACCCTGCTTGCCTTCCTGAGGGGGGAAAGGCATCCCTCCCTTTGTGGGCCTGTCTTCGCAAGTTAGTCCCAAGTTCTATGAGGTGGTCAGGTGAGGAAGCCTCTGGGCAGAGCCAGACTGTGGAGGCCCAAACCCACCTTTCTCAGTTTTGGGGTGGGATGTACCAGCCTCCTGCAAAGCAAGAACACCTGTTTCCAGCCCTCAGGTTCCAGCCCAACCTGTCATATGAGAAAACCTACTAAGACCAGCAGCAGGAATCTCTTTGGAAATTTTCTGGGGTAAATAACAGAAGCCAAGACATGGTATCCCATAGTagtcagggaggggaggagaatggGAGGGCATGTTCAAaggagggcagggggctggcaCTCTGAGGCCTCGAGGACCAGAGTAGAGCAGGTCTGCTCCCGCACCCTGCTGCGTGACTCCCAGGCATCTGGGCACTGGTGCAGCAACGAGGGCTACAGTAGGGCCCTGCAAAGACCACCACTGCCACCTCGGGCTTCATCACAGGGAGTCCCAAAAGGCCTATAAGAGGACATTCCAGCTTTGTCCATTGGAATTAGGCTttccaggaggggagggaggtaaCTGGCTCCCCACAGGGACATTCCCACTCCTGTCACCCCTCCTTTTGCTGACAGCTCAGCTCCCCCCAcctaccccccccaccctccatcccccccaccccaccccaattcAACCCAATCTTCTTTCTCAGATAAGGACCCTGTCACTCTAGTTTCCAGGACTGAGAGGAAACATGCCACGTGCTaggggggggttgggggaggggagcaggtgaGGCTTCAGCCCTCAAAGAATGAAAGGTCCAGGAGACAAAGGAAGCATTTACTATACACAACACACGCACCTTAATACTGAACTGATAATGGTTAGGAATAAAAACCTGTACTTTGCTCAACTAAAACCCGAGACAGAGCATCAAAGGTGATTTTCTTGCTGTTTCTGGGTGGAAGAtaacctgggaaatgtagtcaagACCCTGAAATTCAGAAATCCCAGGGTATTACCTGGGAACGGCACTGCCTCTTCTCAAAGTGACTCGACAGACCCACCCAGGCTGGCTCTTTACCTTGGTGGCTTCTCCAGACACCTAGGAGGAGGTGGCTGTCAGAGGGAGGGGCTCTTCAGGACCAGCTCAGCTCAGACTCCTGAATCTGGGGGACCACAGGAAGGAATTGCTGCAAAAACAGGACTTGGAGGGTGGAGCAATGGGAAGAAAAGTTACCCCAGGGCAGTGGTCAGTGCCATGGGAAACCACACTGGGCTAGAGAAAGGTCATGTGCCGTGTGGTAGACACACCTCTAAAGGGCCTTCCTCCTCTACAGAATTGGTGCCAGCAAGGCCTGGCCTGCTCACCTTGCCATGTGCTTTCCCTCCCTGCCACTTCAGCTGTCTGAAGTGAGTGTGAGATCTTAGTAACCCCCACCAATGTACATTTACAGGATACCCGCACAGGCATGCTCCTGTGTTCCTGGGGAACAAGGATACATACGGCAAACTGGGGCAACTGTTACTAGGCCAATGGGGAAAACCAGTTCTGCAAAAGCATCCCAGGGCCTTCCCTGGGCATGACCCAGCCCATACCTGTGAGGAAGTATGACCAAAGTGCCAAACCCCAGCTCTCCGAAGCCATCTCCCCTAGAACAAGGGCAGAGAAACATTTGGGGAACCAAGCTTGCCCTCAACTGGTATTAAAACCCCATCAGCTGGAAGCCCAGGGTCTCTAGGGGCCAGCATGTTCCATTTGTAAGTTCTGCCTGTTTATAGGCAAAAGCAAATGTTGGACAGAAGCAAATGAAGggagctttgccttttccagagaaGGCCAAGCTCAGTGCTTCAGCTGGGCCTGTGTCCACTCTTTCTGCTGTAACCATGGGACTGCTACACCAACCGACTTGGTAAAACCCGacaatgtcatctgcaaatagtctGAGAGGACAGCTGGGTGTTTGGGTGGAACATTTTCTGAAGCTGGTAGGACCTTTAGAGCTCCTGTCTCCCTGGGAAGAGGCCTAGGCACTAGCTGTTGCTCTGTGAACTGGAGTCTCGGCTTGTCTAATTCAGAAAACCACCTAATGACCCGAGCCTtcgccctgccccctccccacaacATCCCCCCGGGCCTGC encodes:
- the PI16 gene encoding peptidase inhibitor 16 isoform X1; the encoded protein is MHDFRSLLALLLLPLLLLGAAMGPAGALSDDEKHVMVELHNLYRAQVSPPAANMLQMRWDEELAAFAKAYAQQCVWGHNKERGRRGENLFAITDEGLDVPLAMEEWHHEHEHYNLSAATCATGQMCGHYTQVVWAKTERIGCGAHFCEKLQGVEETNIHLLVCNYEPPGNVKGQRPYQEGTPCSQCPLGYHCENSLCEPIRGPEEAQDLPYLVTEAPSALATEASGSRKEGITSSLARETPSFLVTEVSGSLATNTLPAVETKAPSSLVMEDSPSMATEAPPSLATEVPSFLATHSLLYLDERPATLPKSTHDPTPKSADKEASSTRMPSRSPESSLQPKMSLMGTREPLPHSQEEGEAEAELPHSSEILASVFPAQDKPGEPQATLENKGHTSSKSLSNSPSASATANAMGGRTLALQSSLPGAEGPEKHGIKSGLNSSPGHGWGLLLGLLLLPPLVLAGIF
- the PI16 gene encoding peptidase inhibitor 16 isoform X2, producing MHDFRSLLALLLLPLLLLGAAMGPAGALSDDEKHVMVELHNLYRAQVSPPAANMLQMRWDEELAAFAKAYAQQCVWGHNKERGRRGENLFAITDEGLDVPLAMEEWHHEHEHYNLSAATCATGQMCGHYTQVVWAKTERIGCGAHFCEKLQGVEETNIHLLVCNYEPPGNVKGQRPYQEGTPCSQCPLGYHCENSLCEPIRGPEEAQDLPYLVTEAPSALATEASGSRKEGAEGPEKHGIKSGLNSSPGHGWGLLLGLLLLPPLVLAGIF